The DNA region AATTGGATGCGACCACGACGCACCCGCCGCTCGGTGATGCGCGCGCGCTGGCCACCGAGGAAGATCACCGGTGAGTTCTCCACCAGTGCGCACATCATCGCTCCGGCGATGTTGGCAACCCCGGGACCGAGCGTGCCGATGCACAGCCCCGGCTTGCCGGTCATCCGTGATGCCGCCTCGGCCATGAATCCGGCGGACAACTCGTGGTGCGGCGCGACGACCGACCACCCGCGGGCGTCGGCTTCGGTGAACATGTGCACGAAGTTCGGGTCCGGGATGCCGAACAGCGTGTTGACGCCCTCGGCTTCGAAGAGATCCAGAATGCGTTTGTAGACAGGGACACCCATGGTCATTTGCCTTTCGGTCGGGGTGAGCTCACAGGTAGCGGGCTGAGAGGGTCTTGCGGTGAGCCGCCGTCGATCCGAACCACGAACGGTTCAGGGCGGCGCGTTTGAGGTAGCGGTGGATGCCGCTTTCCCACGTGTAGCCGATGCCGCCGTGCAGCTGCATGGCTTTTCCGGCAACGGCGACGGCGACGGCGCAGGTATGCGATTTGGCCATCGCCGCCGGAATCGTGGCGTCGCGCCGTTCGGCGACGGCGATGATGGCATCGCCGACGAGTTGGCGTGACACCGCGATGTCGACGAGCATGTCGGCGCAGGCATGCTTGACAGCCTGAAACGAGCCGATCGGTCGGCCGAACTGCCGGCGGACCGAAACGTAATCGACGGTGGCGGTGAGCATCTGCTCGGCCAGTCCCAGACTGTCACACGCGATCGCCACCGCTGCTCGCTGTCGCACCGCAGCGGCGGCCGGATCGGCGGCACCGAGCACCTGCACCGGGGCGGCATCGGCGGTGACGATGGCCAACCGGCGTGTCTCGTCGACGACTGGTTGCGGGAGCACTGTCAGATCCGTGGCCTGCGCGAGCACCACGGCAGAG from Mycobacterium sp. SMC-4 includes:
- a CDS encoding acyl-CoA dehydrogenase family protein, with the translated sequence MAEDFAEFHDELRSVAGDLLAKDPQTEWSDLIDAGWVGLEVPDRLGGAGGSFGETAVVLDQIGRAAGVNRFLGGAVLPVGVLNALPVDDRIEALLAAVAAGQTRLAVVTDAFSCAEGRLTGHAEFVADAVDADQLLVLTDSAVVLAQATDLTVLPQPVVDETRRLAIVTADAAPVQVLGAADPAAAAVRQRAAVAIACDSLGLAEQMLTATVDYVSVRRQFGRPIGSFQAVKHACADMLVDIAVSRQLVGDAIIAVAERRDATIPAAMAKSHTCAVAVAVAGKAMQLHGGIGYTWESGIHRYLKRAALNRSWFGSTAAHRKTLSARYL